AACATACATTTTGTACAATTATTTGGATCATCAACAGTAACCATAGTACCATTCCATTTTACTAGTGTTTCAGTCATTTTCCAAACCTTTGTAGGACACATTTCAACGCAGATACCACAACCTTTGCAAGCATCTTCCCAGAGAGCTACAGTAACTGGCTCATCTTTTCCTTTCCTTTTACCATTAAACTTGGTAAAGTACTCAGGGAGCTTGTTTTCTTTCTCTGACATAATCTCCTCTTCTTTAATCAAACATCGCCCAAAAAGCTATTTTAACCATGCAATTTCATTATTTGCCTTAAATTGCGTGGGAAAGAAAATATACAAAAGTTTATTTATGGGGTAAAGATGTAGTTATGATAAATTACAATGTTATGACAAAAATAATATAATAATCATAGCAGGCACAATATTTCTTTATTTTTACCTAAGTACAATTAAACTACTACAGTAAAATAAAAAAAAATGATGTTATTTAGTTTAAAATTACTATATTGGCAGGTTCTCGCTACTTTTTACATACAAACACCTTTGAATTATCGATTAGCTTTACAGATGAAAATTAAGTTTTTTGCCTTTGATGAATTTACAACCCCAAGAGGAAATTTAAGCTTGTCCCCTGTAAGTATTGTTTCATTGCTATTAATTATCTCATCTATTTCTTTTATCGTTGACATTGTACATATGGACACCTGATTTGCTTTTAAAAAATTCATTATCGAAAAAGCTAGAATACCCATTGTCTTTCTACAATTTATCTCAAACAACTTTATCATTTTACCTTCTTTAGTAATTGCAGAGTCAATAGACAATTCTCCTCGAAAACCTTCCTTTTGTATATCTGCTAAAATT
This portion of the Candidatus Delongbacteria bacterium genome encodes:
- a CDS encoding 4Fe-4S binding protein — its product is MSEKENKLPEYFTKFNGKRKGKDEPVTVALWEDACKGCGICVEMCPTKVWKMTETLVKWNGTMVTVDDPNNCTKCMLCEMHCPDFAIKIV